Sequence from the Methanoculleus sp. SDB genome:
CTTCCCGGCCATCAACTGGCTCGACTCGTACTCTCTCTATCTCGACACACTCCACGACTGGTATGACGAGAACGTCTCGCCCGAGTGGAACATCGTCCGGTCATGGGCGATGGAAGTGCTCCAGAAAGAGTCGGAGCTGCAGGAGATCGTGCAGCTGGTGGGCTCCGACGCCCTCCCTGACGAGGAGCAGGTAACCATCGAGGTGGCACGCATGCTCCGTGAGATCTTCCTTCAGCAGAATGCCTTCGATCCGGTGGATACGTTCTGTGACATGGAGAAGCAGTACGATATCCTGAAGACGATCCGCACGTTCGCCACCCTTGCCTACGGCGCCCAGAAAGTGGGCGTGCCGACGGCACAGGTCATCGGCATCAAGGCGAAGAACGACATGCCGCAGATAAAGTTCACGAAGGACTACAAGGCTGACCTTGAAAAGATCGTCGTGAACATGGAAGCCGAATTCAAGGCATTGAGGGAGGCCTGAAGCATGAAAGAGTACAGAACGATTACCCAGGTTGCAGGACCTCTGCTCTTCGTCGAAAAGACGGAGCCGGTTGCGTACGGCGAACTGGTCAATATCGTGCAGGCGGACGGGACGATGAAGCGCGGCCAGGTGCTTGACACGAGCGACGAGATCGTCGTCGTGCAGGTCTTTGAAGATACCCGCGGTATCGGAAGGGACAGCGGCATCCGGTTTACCGGCGAGACGATCAAGATGCCCGTGGGACGCGAGATGCTCGGCCGTATCCTCTCCGGCGGCGGCAAGCCGAAGGACGGTGGGCCCGACATCGTGCCCGAGAAGCGTATCGACGTCATCGGAGCTGCAATCAATCCCTATGCCCGGTCGTCCCCCGACCAGTTCATCCAGACCGGCATCTCGACCATCGACGCAACGAACACGCTCGTCCGGGGACAGAAGCTCCCGATCTTCTCGGGGTCCGGTCTTCCGCACAACGAGATCGCTCTCCAGATCGCCCGCCAGGCGAAAGTGCCCGGCAGCGAGGAGGAGTTTGCGGTGGTCTTTGCCGCGATGGGCATTACGAAGGAAGAGGAGAACCAGTTTATGGCCGACTTCGAGCGCACGGGAGCGCTCGAGCACGCGGTCGTGTTCCTCAACCTCGCCGACGATCCTGCGGTCGAACGTATCATCACCCCGCGTCTCGCACTTACGACTGCCGAATACCTTGCATTCGAACTCGGGTACCATG
This genomic interval carries:
- a CDS encoding ATP synthase subunit B (produces ATP from ADP in the presence of a proton gradient across the membrane; the B subunit is part of the catalytic core of the ATP synthase complex), whose amino-acid sequence is MKEYRTITQVAGPLLFVEKTEPVAYGELVNIVQADGTMKRGQVLDTSDEIVVVQVFEDTRGIGRDSGIRFTGETIKMPVGREMLGRILSGGGKPKDGGPDIVPEKRIDVIGAAINPYARSSPDQFIQTGISTIDATNTLVRGQKLPIFSGSGLPHNEIALQIARQAKVPGSEEEFAVVFAAMGITKEEENQFMADFERTGALEHAVVFLNLADDPAVERIITPRLALTTAEYLAFELGYHVLVILTDMTNYCEALRQIGAAREEVPGRRGYPGYMYTDLASIYERAGIIKGKKGSVTQLSILTMPGDDITHPIPDLSGYITEGQIVVNRELHRKGIYPPINVLPSLSRLMNLGIGEGYTREDHKKVSDQLYAGYAEGNDLRGLVAIVGKDALSERDRLFLEFADLFEGRFVRQGHNEDRSIQESLDLGWELLSTLPEEQLVRIDRDLIHKYHPKYRKAAIPEA